A section of the Oryza sativa Japonica Group chromosome 1, ASM3414082v1 genome encodes:
- the LOC4324660 gene encoding putative disease resistance protein RGA3 isoform X1, giving the protein MDTFFSAVLGDLLSRSISFMVDSYYQKHQGVEENLQCLHRLLLRIQAIVEEADSRHITNQAMLLQLRMLSNMMYRGYYFLDNFRCRIVQAHAQDEVRDHSLALSSFNPLKQFCFSTTTRKMVSEVSERKELHKMLGHLESIVSDMQEFVVFVSSYPRMSRQPYCSYLLLENCMFGRQEEQERVINFLLARHPPGGEEVIDVLPIIGPGRVGKSTLVEHVCHDERVRKYFSTIVFYGLGSIENNGDMAFLPDTGAVKYRNPVSGKQSLAIIELVDEMDDETWKKILHSLRGDHIAPVSKIIIMSRSNKIELFGTTKALQLDFLPKEVFWYFFKTIAFGSTSPVEEPKLASICMDIAALVNRSFIGLNVHGSILRSNICAQFWYSYLKRLKYYTDKHVRLFGEHPRDTNKNNGGLTYVWMHKNKHGCSGLATYKLYQASSISQNNLPTIRSIDMVSRNVKPRAKYEVLEWQSSIPPYYSYIAQYEILAQPKLMLPPKRKRSGALSEELV; this is encoded by the coding sequence ATGGATACCTTCTTTTCTGCAGTTCTTGGTGATCTTCTCAGCAGGTCCATATCCTTCATGGTTGACAGTTACTACCAGAAGCATCAGGGTGTTGAGGAGAATCTACAATGCTTACATCGCTTGCTGCTCCGGATCCAAGCCATCGTTGAGGAGGCTGACAGTAGGCACATCACAAATCAAGCTATGCTGCTGCAACTTAGAATGCTGAGCAATATGATGTACAGGGGCTACTACTTCCTTGATAATTTCAGGTGCCGAATCGTTCAAGCGCATGCTCAAGATGAGGTGCGTGATCACTCTCTTGCCCTGTCCTCTTTCAATCCATTAAAGCAGTTTTGCTTCTCCACTACAACAAGGAAAATGGTATCTGAAGTTTCGGAGAGAAAAGAGCTGCATAAGATGCTTGGTCACCTGGAAAGCATTGTTTCAGACATGCAGGAGTTTGTTGTGTTTGTGAGCAGCTACCCTCGTATGAGTCGACAACCTTATTGCAGCTACTTGTTGCTAGAGAACTGCATGTTTGGTCGCCAAGAAGAACAGGAAAGGGTCATCAACTTCCTGCTAGCACGACATCCTCCCGGCGGTGAAGAAGTTATTGATGTGCTTCCGATAATTGGCCCAGGCAGGGTTGGGAAGAGCACTCTTGTTGAGCATGTCTGCCATGATGAAAGGGTGCGTAAATACTTCTCTACAATTGTTTTCTATGGCCTTGGTAGCATTGAGAATAATGGAGACATGGCGTTTCTTCCAGATACCGGCGCAGTCAAATATCGAAATCCTGTCTCAGGCAAACAGTCATTAGCTATCATTGAACTTGTTGATGAGATGGATGATGAAACATGGAAGAAGATATTGCACAGCCTTAGAGGAGACCACATAGCACCTGTGAGTAAGATCATAATAATGAGCCGATCAAACAAGATAGAATTGTTTGGAACAACAAAGGCACTCCAATTAGATTTTCTCCCAAAAGAAGTTTTTTGGTATTTCTTCAAGACGATTGCATTTGGGAGCACAAGTCCTGTAGAGGAGCCTAAGCTAGCATCCATATGTATGGACATCGCGGCTTTGGTGAATAGATCATTCATTGGATTAAACGTCCATGGGAGCATACTAAGATCTAATATATGTGCTCAATTCTGGTACAGTTATCTCAAACGTCTGAAATATTACACAGACAAGCATGTCCGTCTGTTTGGTGAACACCCAAGAGACACAAATAAAAATAACGGTGGACTTACTTACGTTTGGATGCATAAAAACAAACATGGCTGCAGTGGCCTAGCGACATACAAACTTTATCAAGCAAGTTCTATAAGTCAAAATAATCTACCAACGATACGATCAATTGATATGGTTTCTCGAAATGTTAAGCCTCGAGCGAAATATGAAGTCTTGGAATGGCAATCCAGCATACCTCCATACTATAGCTACATCGCGCAATACGAGATACTTGCACAACCGAAACTCATGCTACCTCCTAAAAGGAAGCGATCCGGGGCGCTCTCAGAAGAGTTAGTTTGA
- the LOC4324660 gene encoding putative disease resistance protein RGA3 isoform X2, translated as MVDSYYQKHQGVEENLQCLHRLLLRIQAIVEEADSRHITNQAMLLQLRMLSNMMYRGYYFLDNFRCRIVQAHAQDEVRDHSLALSSFNPLKQFCFSTTTRKMVSEVSERKELHKMLGHLESIVSDMQEFVVFVSSYPRMSRQPYCSYLLLENCMFGRQEEQERVINFLLARHPPGGEEVIDVLPIIGPGRVGKSTLVEHVCHDERVRKYFSTIVFYGLGSIENNGDMAFLPDTGAVKYRNPVSGKQSLAIIELVDEMDDETWKKILHSLRGDHIAPVSKIIIMSRSNKIELFGTTKALQLDFLPKEVFWYFFKTIAFGSTSPVEEPKLASICMDIAALVNRSFIGLNVHGSILRSNICAQFWYSYLKRLKYYTDKHVRLFGEHPRDTNKNNGGLTYVWMHKNKHGCSGLATYKLYQASSISQNNLPTIRSIDMVSRNVKPRAKYEVLEWQSSIPPYYSYIAQYEILAQPKLMLPPKRKRSGALSEELV; from the coding sequence ATGGTTGACAGTTACTACCAGAAGCATCAGGGTGTTGAGGAGAATCTACAATGCTTACATCGCTTGCTGCTCCGGATCCAAGCCATCGTTGAGGAGGCTGACAGTAGGCACATCACAAATCAAGCTATGCTGCTGCAACTTAGAATGCTGAGCAATATGATGTACAGGGGCTACTACTTCCTTGATAATTTCAGGTGCCGAATCGTTCAAGCGCATGCTCAAGATGAGGTGCGTGATCACTCTCTTGCCCTGTCCTCTTTCAATCCATTAAAGCAGTTTTGCTTCTCCACTACAACAAGGAAAATGGTATCTGAAGTTTCGGAGAGAAAAGAGCTGCATAAGATGCTTGGTCACCTGGAAAGCATTGTTTCAGACATGCAGGAGTTTGTTGTGTTTGTGAGCAGCTACCCTCGTATGAGTCGACAACCTTATTGCAGCTACTTGTTGCTAGAGAACTGCATGTTTGGTCGCCAAGAAGAACAGGAAAGGGTCATCAACTTCCTGCTAGCACGACATCCTCCCGGCGGTGAAGAAGTTATTGATGTGCTTCCGATAATTGGCCCAGGCAGGGTTGGGAAGAGCACTCTTGTTGAGCATGTCTGCCATGATGAAAGGGTGCGTAAATACTTCTCTACAATTGTTTTCTATGGCCTTGGTAGCATTGAGAATAATGGAGACATGGCGTTTCTTCCAGATACCGGCGCAGTCAAATATCGAAATCCTGTCTCAGGCAAACAGTCATTAGCTATCATTGAACTTGTTGATGAGATGGATGATGAAACATGGAAGAAGATATTGCACAGCCTTAGAGGAGACCACATAGCACCTGTGAGTAAGATCATAATAATGAGCCGATCAAACAAGATAGAATTGTTTGGAACAACAAAGGCACTCCAATTAGATTTTCTCCCAAAAGAAGTTTTTTGGTATTTCTTCAAGACGATTGCATTTGGGAGCACAAGTCCTGTAGAGGAGCCTAAGCTAGCATCCATATGTATGGACATCGCGGCTTTGGTGAATAGATCATTCATTGGATTAAACGTCCATGGGAGCATACTAAGATCTAATATATGTGCTCAATTCTGGTACAGTTATCTCAAACGTCTGAAATATTACACAGACAAGCATGTCCGTCTGTTTGGTGAACACCCAAGAGACACAAATAAAAATAACGGTGGACTTACTTACGTTTGGATGCATAAAAACAAACATGGCTGCAGTGGCCTAGCGACATACAAACTTTATCAAGCAAGTTCTATAAGTCAAAATAATCTACCAACGATACGATCAATTGATATGGTTTCTCGAAATGTTAAGCCTCGAGCGAAATATGAAGTCTTGGAATGGCAATCCAGCATACCTCCATACTATAGCTACATCGCGCAATACGAGATACTTGCACAACCGAAACTCATGCTACCTCCTAAAAGGAAGCGATCCGGGGCGCTCTCAGAAGAGTTAGTTTGA